From the genome of Candidatus Angelobacter sp., one region includes:
- a CDS encoding ferredoxin, with protein MADIANRYAENIAGKYYVDNQCIDCDLCRETAPNNFKRNDDGGYSFVYHQPESPEEEAQCKEAKEGCPVEAIGDNGP; from the coding sequence ATGGCTGACATCGCGAACCGATACGCCGAAAACATCGCGGGCAAATACTACGTCGACAACCAGTGCATCGACTGCGATCTCTGCCGCGAAACCGCACCCAACAATTTCAAGCGGAACGACGACGGCGGCTATTCGTTTGTTTACCACCAACCGGAGTCACCGGAGGAAGAGGCGCAGTGCAAAGAAGCCAAGGAGGGTTGTCCTGTCGAAGCCATCGGTGACAATGGGCCTTAG
- the pyk gene encoding pyruvate kinase: protein MRKTKIIATLGPATDSPEMISQLIDAGVNIFRLNMSHATHHWVRRAVGDIRAAATEHCAAVGIMMDTQGPAIRTGDLPAELDLKPGQKFTLTVRGERSEEHHSVDVNYENFVKDISVGDVVLLDNGAIQMKVLAKEGNKVECEVLTEGTLGSRRHINLPGVKVSLPALTAKDLADVEAGLQAGVDYIALSFVREAKDIQQLRAIIERGPHRPLIIAKIEDQQAVRNLSEIVAEADAVMVARGDLGIEVPYEELPIIQRKIVKICLRVGKPVIVATHMLESMIESPMPTRAEVTDVANAVFEQADAIMLSGETTVGKYPVKCVEVFDRIAQRIERSGGANFYEQAELASPRQKLVKSAVVMANELKADAIVVFTVRGNMARYTAWMRPRHSKIYAVCENWTVGRTLALNWGVTPLIAAFNHADPEKTIEPALQNLIAKGMLQKGNTVVIISSIGVGEQIVDAVQMRVV, encoded by the coding sequence ATGAGAAAAACAAAAATCATCGCCACGCTCGGCCCCGCCACGGATTCGCCGGAAATGATCAGCCAGCTCATTGACGCCGGCGTGAACATTTTTCGACTCAACATGTCGCACGCAACCCACCACTGGGTTCGCCGCGCAGTGGGCGACATCCGCGCCGCAGCCACCGAACACTGCGCCGCTGTCGGCATCATGATGGACACCCAGGGACCGGCGATTCGCACGGGCGACCTGCCCGCCGAGCTCGACCTCAAGCCCGGACAAAAGTTTACCCTCACGGTCCGCGGCGAGCGGAGCGAGGAGCACCATTCGGTGGACGTGAACTACGAAAACTTCGTCAAAGACATCAGCGTCGGTGACGTGGTGTTGCTGGACAACGGCGCGATTCAGATGAAGGTGCTCGCCAAGGAAGGCAACAAGGTCGAGTGTGAAGTGCTCACGGAGGGCACGCTGGGCAGCCGCCGGCACATCAACCTTCCGGGCGTCAAGGTCAGTCTGCCCGCGCTGACGGCGAAGGATCTGGCGGACGTTGAAGCGGGTCTGCAGGCTGGCGTCGATTACATCGCGCTCTCGTTCGTTCGCGAGGCCAAAGACATCCAGCAGTTGAGGGCGATCATTGAGCGCGGACCACACCGGCCGCTGATCATTGCCAAGATTGAAGACCAGCAGGCGGTCAGGAATCTCAGTGAAATTGTCGCCGAAGCGGATGCGGTCATGGTCGCGCGCGGTGATCTGGGCATCGAGGTGCCTTACGAGGAACTTCCGATCATCCAGCGCAAAATTGTGAAAATCTGCCTGCGGGTTGGCAAGCCGGTCATCGTCGCCACGCACATGCTCGAAAGCATGATAGAAAGTCCCATGCCCACGCGTGCCGAGGTCACGGATGTCGCGAATGCCGTGTTTGAGCAGGCCGACGCCATCATGCTCAGCGGCGAAACGACCGTCGGCAAGTACCCGGTCAAGTGCGTCGAGGTTTTCGACCGCATCGCGCAGCGAATCGAGCGCAGCGGGGGGGCGAACTTTTACGAGCAGGCGGAGCTGGCCAGCCCGAGGCAAAAACTGGTCAAAAGCGCCGTCGTCATGGCCAACGAGTTGAAGGCCGACGCCATTGTCGTTTTTACAGTTCGCGGCAACATGGCCCGCTACACAGCCTGGATGCGCCCGCGCCACTCGAAGATTTACGCAGTGTGCGAGAACTGGACCGTCGGCAGAACCCTGGCCTTGAATTGGGGCGTGACGCCGTTGATCGCGGCGTTCAACCACGCCGATCCGGAAAAAACCATCGAGCCCGCACTTCAGAATCTCATCGCCAAAGGAATGCTGCAAAAAGGCAATACGGTTGTCATCATCAGTTCCATTGGCGTCGGCGAGCAGATCGTGGACGCGGTGCAGATGCGCGTGGTCTGA
- a CDS encoding competence/damage-inducible protein A: MNIELINTGSELMLGQVLNTHQQWICRRLADHGYVVTRQVAVADAGRDVLGAVREALSRADLVITTGGLGPTSDDITRDLIAELLGKKLREDAAVLANVETFFAVRKRPMPAKTRVQALVLEGALVMPNAHGTAPGMVVEVRPNPFRADHRTSWLVMLPGPPRELRPMFNEQALPLIKEKLRMENGFVSRTLKTSGLGESVVEEKIAGPLQPLADAGLEIGYCARTGEVDLRLAARGAEARKTVEEAERVVRALLGHHIFGAGDDQLEDIIVGLLAARKQTLVLAESCTGGYIANRITNVPGASAVLIAGLVTYSNAAKQKFLGVRPETLASHGAVSETVAREMAEGARRETGADYALAVTGIAGPGGGTSDKPVGTVFLALAAGHHTFVLNPVNRYDRETFKYVTSQQALELLRRRLLKT, encoded by the coding sequence GTGAACATCGAGCTCATCAATACCGGAAGCGAATTGATGCTGGGCCAGGTCTTGAACACGCACCAGCAATGGATCTGTCGCCGACTTGCCGATCACGGGTACGTGGTGACGCGCCAGGTGGCCGTTGCCGACGCTGGTCGTGATGTGCTGGGGGCCGTCCGGGAGGCGTTATCACGCGCCGATCTTGTCATCACCACCGGCGGCCTGGGCCCGACCTCGGATGACATCACGCGCGATCTGATCGCCGAGCTACTTGGCAAAAAACTGAGGGAGGACGCCGCCGTTCTGGCGAATGTGGAAACTTTCTTTGCCGTCCGCAAGCGTCCGATGCCCGCAAAGACGCGCGTGCAGGCGCTCGTTTTGGAAGGCGCGCTTGTGATGCCCAACGCCCACGGGACCGCGCCCGGCATGGTCGTTGAGGTTCGCCCCAACCCCTTTCGCGCGGATCACCGGACAAGCTGGCTTGTCATGCTCCCCGGACCGCCGCGCGAGTTGCGTCCGATGTTCAATGAGCAAGCCCTTCCGCTAATCAAAGAAAAGCTCCGCATGGAGAACGGGTTTGTTTCCAGGACGCTGAAAACCTCCGGACTGGGTGAGTCGGTCGTTGAGGAAAAAATTGCCGGCCCGTTGCAACCGCTGGCCGATGCCGGGCTGGAGATTGGTTATTGCGCGCGCACCGGCGAGGTGGATCTGCGTCTTGCCGCCCGCGGCGCGGAGGCAAGGAAAACCGTTGAAGAGGCTGAACGAGTCGTCCGTGCCCTTCTGGGCCATCACATTTTTGGTGCCGGTGATGACCAGCTTGAAGATATCATCGTCGGGTTGCTTGCCGCACGAAAGCAAACGCTCGTGCTGGCTGAATCCTGCACGGGTGGCTACATCGCCAACCGAATCACAAACGTTCCCGGCGCGTCGGCGGTATTGATCGCCGGACTCGTGACCTACAGCAACGCGGCGAAGCAAAAATTTCTCGGCGTCCGCCCGGAGACGCTCGCCTCGCATGGCGCCGTCAGCGAAACCGTGGCGCGGGAAATGGCAGAAGGCGCGCGCCGTGAGACGGGCGCGGATTACGCGCTCGCAGTGACCGGCATCGCCGGTCCGGGTGGTGGTACGTCGGACAAACCGGTGGGCACCGTTTTTCTGGCGCTGGCTGCCGGTCATCACACATTCGTGTTGAACCCGGTCAACCGTTATGATCGCGAGACGTTCAAGTACGTCACGTCGCAACAGGCGCTCGAATTGTTGCGGCGGCGGCTGCTCAAAACATGA
- a CDS encoding NADH-quinone oxidoreductase subunit N has product MNYSLTILETSVIALGLALLLLDLWTPAGQKRQLGYGAAAALGLIFAFSFTSFVDPGAPATAFNGMFVQDGLSLFFKRFFLIATIIVLILSVEFADHFPAGISEYYALLLFALSGMMFAASANDFSLLFVSVELITVTFYVLTSFQRTRLASLEAGVKYLILGALSSAFLVFGIALVWGTTGSFNFAEIANSSSRETGAVFKLGLLLVLVGLGFKIAAFPMQLWAPDVYQGSPTPTTAFLAVGSKAAGFVLLLRVLFSAVPDVTAHWTELLILISAVTILYGNLCAIPQRNLKRLLGYSSIANAGYMLLGVASLTHAGQSAVLYYLAGYLFTVLAAFMVICLVTRQAGNEDISALAGLNQRSPLLAATMTLAMVSLAGIPPMAGFFGKFLLLKAAVEQGASNSAYYWLAGAAIIGVVISLYYYFGVVRAIYWSQDTTDLPAIQISAPIKAVLVACIGGMFYLGLYPGPALDSTTQAVATLKAPNATASAVNGASVVRK; this is encoded by the coding sequence CTTCACCAGCTTCGTGGATCCCGGCGCGCCAGCCACGGCATTCAACGGCATGTTTGTGCAGGACGGGCTGTCGCTCTTTTTCAAACGGTTTTTTCTCATCGCGACAATCATCGTGCTGATCCTGTCCGTCGAGTTCGCGGACCATTTTCCAGCGGGGATCTCGGAATACTACGCGCTGCTCCTCTTCGCGCTGTCGGGCATGATGTTCGCCGCATCGGCGAACGACTTCAGCCTGTTGTTCGTCTCGGTCGAACTCATCACGGTCACGTTTTACGTCCTCACGAGTTTTCAGCGCACCCGGCTGGCTTCGCTCGAGGCAGGCGTGAAATACCTGATCCTCGGCGCGTTGTCGTCGGCATTCCTCGTCTTCGGCATCGCGCTGGTCTGGGGAACCACAGGCAGTTTTAATTTCGCCGAAATCGCAAACTCATCGAGCCGGGAAACGGGCGCGGTTTTTAAACTTGGTTTGTTGCTCGTGTTGGTGGGGCTGGGATTCAAGATCGCCGCGTTCCCGATGCAACTATGGGCGCCGGACGTTTATCAGGGTTCGCCCACGCCGACGACCGCTTTCCTGGCGGTGGGCTCGAAGGCCGCGGGTTTTGTCCTGTTGCTGCGCGTGTTGTTCAGCGCCGTGCCGGACGTCACGGCGCACTGGACGGAGCTGCTGATTCTCATTTCCGCCGTGACGATTCTCTACGGAAACCTCTGCGCCATCCCGCAACGCAATCTCAAGCGCCTGCTCGGTTACTCCAGCATCGCCAACGCAGGGTACATGCTGCTCGGCGTCGCCTCGCTCACCCATGCCGGACAGTCCGCGGTGCTCTACTATCTCGCCGGCTATCTCTTTACCGTGCTCGCCGCGTTCATGGTGATTTGCCTGGTGACGCGCCAGGCCGGAAACGAAGACATCAGCGCCCTGGCGGGGTTGAATCAACGCTCCCCCTTGCTCGCCGCGACGATGACACTGGCGATGGTTTCGCTCGCGGGCATTCCGCCGATGGCCGGTTTCTTTGGAAAATTTCTGCTCTTGAAGGCGGCTGTTGAACAAGGCGCGTCGAACTCCGCTTACTACTGGCTTGCTGGCGCCGCCATCATCGGGGTCGTCATTTCACTCTACTACTACTTTGGCGTCGTGCGCGCGATCTACTGGTCGCAGGACACCACTGATCTGCCCGCGATTCAGATTTCCGCGCCGATCAAAGCGGTGCTCGTCGCCTGCATCGGAGGAATGTTTTACCTGGGCTTGTACCCGGGTCCCGCCCTGGATTCAACCACTCAGGCCGTGGCCACGCTCAAAGCGCCAAACGCGACCGCCAGCGCGGTCAACGGCGCGTCGGTTGTGCGGAAATAG
- a CDS encoding septum formation initiator family protein, giving the protein MNVNLGIWDKLTKLIIFLALLALLIMIGFWYLPLIQRNERMRKENVALDNEIKKEEENQKRLKTSIDAMRDPRTIERLARERLSYARTGETIIHFEVPLTNTVPTAPQK; this is encoded by the coding sequence ATGAACGTCAACCTTGGAATCTGGGACAAGCTGACGAAACTGATCATCTTTCTCGCCTTGCTGGCGCTCCTCATCATGATCGGATTCTGGTATCTGCCGCTCATTCAGCGCAACGAGCGGATGCGCAAGGAAAACGTGGCTTTGGACAACGAAATCAAGAAGGAGGAGGAAAATCAAAAACGGCTCAAAACCTCCATCGACGCCATGCGCGACCCCAGAACTATTGAAAGACTTGCAAGGGAAAGGCTCAGTTACGCCCGGACCGGAGAAACCATCATTCACTTCGAAGTGCCGCTCACCAACACCGTGCCCACAGCGCCGCAAAAATAA